The Electrophorus electricus isolate fEleEle1 chromosome 19, fEleEle1.pri, whole genome shotgun sequence genome has a segment encoding these proteins:
- the zgc:77439 gene encoding flavin-containing monooxygenase FMO GS-OX-like 4: protein MSPLGKLRVAVIGAGAAGLCAARHLLSRQDIFAPPVVYELTKHIGGTWVYEERVGSYDNGLPIHSSMYRDLSTNIPKEVMSFPDFPFAKHLPSFVHHTEVRKYLEQYCDHFRLWDHIQFDTMVDAVSPIKVKNGWKGLAWDVTSSDISDGLDRRKSIKETFDAVMVCNGHFYDPYIPSIPGLDKFKGVLMHSHEYRSAEPFSRKSVVLLGAGLSGLDLAMELSSVNAKVILSHGQNRLTGPLPAGVEQACPVTRVLEDGTLEFQDGRQATADVFLFCTGYNFTFPFLDEQVGVQVKDHLVFPLYKFLMPPAYPSLFVVGICRAICPFPHFHVQSQFIISVLNGTFPLPSCEEMEKDFEMDIAARRARGVATRHILKLDSEQWAYNEHLAKLGGFQPLPPYWSNLYESNKVFRARHMLSYKTYNYTVLNEKEWMVQNLQGQQLQKPQLKQM from the exons ATGTCTCCGTTGGGAAAGCTGCGCGTCGCTGTTATAGGGGCCGGTGCGGCGGGACTGTGTGCCGCACGCCATCTCCTCTCTCGCCAGGACATTTTCGCCCCGCCAGTGGTATACGAACTGACCAAGCATATAGGAGGGACTTGGGTTTATGAAGAACGGGTGGGATCCTACGACAACGGCCTGCCCATTCACAGCAGCATGTACCGGGACCTTAG TACCAATATTCCCAAAGAGGTGATGTCATTCCCTGATTTCCCCTTTGCAAAGCATCTCCCTTCATTTGTTCATCACACAGAGGTGCGGAAATACCTTGAGCAGTATTGTGACCATTTCCGTCTTTGGGACCACATTCAG TTTGACACCATGGTGGATGCAGTGAGCCCAATAAAAGTTAAGAATGGATGGAAAGGTTTGGCTTGGGACGTCACCTCAAGTGATATCAGTGATGGCTTAGACCGGCGCAAATCCATCAAGGAAACCTTTGATGCTGTTATGGTGTGTAATGG ACATTTCTATGACCCATACATCCCTAGCATACCAGGACTGGACAAGTTCaaag gtgtgctAATGCACAGTCATGAATATCGCAGTGCAGAACCCTTTTCCAGGAAGTCAGTGGTGCTCCTGGGGGCTGGTCTTTCTGGGCTGGACCTTGCGATGGAGCTCTCCAGTGTCAATGCTAAG GTGATCCTGAGTCATGGACAAAACCGCCTGACAGGCCCTCTACCCGCAGGAGTGGAGCAGGCTTGTCCAGTAACCAGAGTCCTGGAGGATGGCACTCTGGAGTTCCAGGATGGGAGGCAGGCAACGgcagatgtgtttttattttgtacggGCTACAACTTCACCTTCCCTTTCCTGGATGAGCAGGTGGGCGTGCAGGTGAAAGACCACCTGGTCTTTCCGCTCTACAAGTTTCTGATGCCTCCTGCCTACCCGTCGCTCTTTGTAGTGGGCATCTGCCGAGCCATATGCCCCTTCCCACACTTCCATGTTCAG TCCCAGTTCATCATCTCTGTGCTCAATGGAACCTTCCCCCTGCCCTCCTGTGAGGAAATGGAAAAGGACTTTGAGATGGATATTGCAGCCCGCCGAGCTCGTGGAGTGGCCACCCGGCACATCCTGAAGCTGGACTCTGAGCAGTGGGCCTACAATGAGCATCTAGCCAAACTGGGTGGGTTCCAGCCCCTTCCCCCATACTGGAGCAACCTATATGAGTCTAACAAGGTGTTCCGTGCCCGGCATATGCTCAGCTACAAGACATATAACTATACTGTCCTCAATGAGAAGGAGTGGATGGTGCAGAATCTACAAGGTCAACAGCTGCAGAAACCCCAACTTAAACAGATGTAA